One genomic segment of Culturomica massiliensis includes these proteins:
- a CDS encoding SGNH/GDSL hydrolase family protein — protein sequence MKFFVFILLWCLCGMTLQAQFVYYPASDFPLLGKISEKTETRYERLPALLNGNTRPPVWELGKNTAGLAIRFVSDSKAIAVRWTLRAQVTMSHMALTGIQGLDLYTLEGKKWRFVNVARPEGKENTAVIISNMEPVEREYMLYLPLYDGVVSLEIGVDSTASIGQPKVDLPVRDKPVVCYGTSILQGGCASRPGMAHTNILSRRLNREFVNLGFSGNGQLDYEIAGIMTNRDAALYILDFVPNASVQQIEEKAERFFRIIRDKAPDVPVIFVEDPPFTHSKYDRVMQQEIERKNKALHIVFDRLKKAGEKSIWLLPSEKIIGDDAEATVDGIHFTDLGFMRYAEYLYPVIKKRMKKE from the coding sequence ATGAAGTTTTTCGTTTTTATATTGCTTTGGTGTTTGTGTGGAATGACATTACAGGCCCAGTTTGTTTATTATCCCGCTTCCGATTTTCCGCTTTTGGGGAAAATATCGGAAAAGACGGAAACCAGATACGAGCGTTTACCGGCTTTGCTGAACGGAAATACCCGTCCTCCTGTTTGGGAACTGGGAAAAAATACGGCTGGATTAGCGATACGTTTTGTTTCCGATTCCAAAGCTATTGCCGTACGCTGGACATTACGGGCTCAGGTAACTATGAGCCACATGGCATTGACGGGGATTCAGGGGTTGGATTTGTATACGTTAGAAGGTAAGAAATGGCGTTTTGTCAATGTTGCCCGTCCGGAGGGTAAAGAGAATACGGCTGTGATCATTTCCAATATGGAGCCTGTAGAGCGGGAATATATGCTTTATCTGCCATTGTATGACGGAGTTGTTTCTCTGGAAATAGGGGTAGATTCGACAGCTTCGATCGGACAGCCTAAAGTGGATTTACCCGTTCGGGACAAACCCGTGGTGTGTTATGGTACGAGTATTTTGCAGGGAGGCTGTGCTTCGCGTCCGGGAATGGCTCATACCAATATCCTCTCCCGCCGGTTGAACCGGGAGTTTGTGAATTTGGGTTTTAGCGGAAACGGGCAGTTGGATTATGAGATCGCCGGAATAATGACAAACCGGGATGCCGCTCTGTATATTTTAGATTTTGTACCCAATGCCAGTGTGCAGCAGATAGAAGAGAAAGCCGAACGTTTTTTCCGGATTATCCGGGATAAGGCTCCGGATGTACCTGTCATTTTTGTTGAAGATCCGCCTTTTACGCATAGTAAATACGATCGGGTCATGCAGCAGGAGATCGAGCGGAAAAATAAAGCTTTACATATCGTATTCGACAGATTGAAGAAAGCGGGTGAAAAATCGATTTGGCTGTTGCCTTCTGAAAAGATAATAGGTGATGATGCTGAGGCAACTGTTGACGGTATACATTTTACGGATTTGGGGTTTATGAGATATGCTGAATATTTGTATCCGGTTATTAAAAAAAGGATGAAAAAAGAATGA
- a CDS encoding phosphodiester glycosidase family protein — protein MTKKGLFLGLIVWVFWGVLISCGSEGGGKPDYEFPSGNPEPGEGDSGPEAQGWQVTNAFGELPVYLKVYKSPAVLRGKNAVAYIAVVDTEKEAEFLILGDVSGSKTPAQFYETETVKPAVIMNAGYFWDGNTVSMLCKEGRILAPAQPVWQSDLTFYPTRGAFGVGNDGVYDVNWVYTVGDQMYAYPAPAQNNEEETPLQEPSADFPQGGRVWNVRHAIGGGPVLVKADVYQNTYSQELFGDASGIGALANHPRSAIGITRDQKLIFFVCEGRNVTPGVSGLTLEDVACILKDLGCVDALNLDGGGSSCMLINGKETIKPSSNGVQRAVVTAVAVR, from the coding sequence ATGACGAAGAAAGGACTTTTTTTAGGGTTGATCGTATGGGTATTTTGGGGAGTATTGATAAGTTGCGGGAGCGAGGGTGGAGGTAAGCCGGATTATGAGTTCCCTTCGGGAAATCCTGAACCGGGGGAAGGGGATTCCGGTCCGGAAGCACAAGGGTGGCAAGTGACAAATGCATTTGGAGAGTTACCTGTTTATTTGAAAGTTTATAAGTCGCCTGCTGTGTTGAGAGGCAAGAATGCTGTGGCATACATTGCTGTTGTAGATACGGAAAAAGAGGCCGAATTTTTGATTTTGGGAGATGTTTCCGGCAGTAAGACTCCGGCACAGTTTTACGAAACAGAAACGGTGAAGCCGGCAGTCATAATGAATGCAGGTTATTTCTGGGATGGGAATACGGTAAGTATGTTGTGTAAGGAGGGGAGAATATTGGCCCCGGCGCAGCCTGTGTGGCAGTCTGATCTTACGTTCTATCCGACGCGGGGAGCTTTCGGTGTCGGAAATGACGGCGTTTATGATGTAAATTGGGTATATACTGTCGGAGATCAGATGTATGCTTATCCCGCTCCGGCGCAAAATAATGAAGAAGAAACCCCTCTTCAGGAGCCTTCTGCCGATTTTCCTCAAGGTGGACGGGTATGGAACGTCAGACACGCTATCGGCGGGGGACCTGTACTGGTAAAGGCTGATGTTTATCAGAATACATACAGCCAGGAGTTGTTCGGGGATGCCAGTGGAATCGGTGCATTGGCGAATCATCCCCGTTCAGCTATCGGCATAACCAGGGATCAAAAACTGATCTTTTTTGTTTGTGAGGGACGGAATGTTACCCCGGGTGTATCTGGTTTGACTTTGGAAGATGTGGCCTGTATTTTGAAAGATTTGGGTTGTGTGGATGCTCTGAACTTGGACGGAGGTGGGTCATCCTGTATGTTGATTAATGGGAAAGAAACGATAAAGCCGAGTAGTAATGGGGTTCAACGGGCTGTTGTTACGGCAGTCGCCGTTCGTTGA
- a CDS encoding glycerophosphodiester phosphodiesterase family protein translates to MKNILLAWLVMLGFCIQLQAENGPKVIAHRGYWNKENSAQNSIVALQEAGGIKCYGSEFDVQLTSDGVPVVVHDAVVEGIVIEKSTYEDVKNIRLANGEGIPTLEEYLKAGKKIGKTRLILEIKPHSTPEKETRVVELVLQMVKKAGLEKKTEYISFSKHVLKEIVRCSPRVRSAYLSSDLTPAQIKELGCTGVDYNYAVIQQHPSWVEECHRLGMTVNVWTVDRPEVMKEMMEKGVDYITTNEPVLLQTLIKGKNRY, encoded by the coding sequence ATGAAAAATATTCTGTTAGCCTGGTTGGTTATGCTGGGTTTTTGTATACAGCTTCAGGCTGAAAACGGGCCGAAAGTGATTGCCCATCGCGGGTATTGGAACAAAGAAAATTCGGCCCAGAATTCGATTGTAGCGTTACAGGAAGCCGGTGGAATTAAATGTTACGGTAGTGAGTTTGATGTCCAGCTGACCTCTGATGGTGTGCCGGTCGTTGTTCACGATGCGGTGGTGGAAGGAATCGTGATCGAGAAAAGTACTTACGAAGATGTGAAAAATATCCGGCTGGCAAACGGCGAAGGTATTCCTACGCTGGAAGAATATCTGAAAGCCGGGAAAAAAATCGGTAAAACCCGGTTGATATTGGAAATAAAGCCTCATTCGACACCGGAGAAAGAGACGCGCGTGGTTGAACTGGTGTTGCAAATGGTAAAAAAGGCCGGGCTGGAAAAGAAAACCGAATATATTTCATTCAGTAAACATGTTTTGAAAGAGATTGTAAGGTGCTCTCCCCGGGTACGATCCGCTTATTTATCAAGTGATTTAACTCCGGCACAGATTAAGGAGTTGGGATGTACGGGGGTAGACTATAATTACGCCGTTATCCAGCAGCATCCTTCCTGGGTGGAAGAATGTCATCGTCTGGGTATGACGGTTAATGTCTGGACGGTGGACCGGCCGGAAGTCATGAAAGAGATGATGGAGAAAGGTGTCGATTATATCACGACCAATGAGCCGGTTTTATTACAAACGCTGATAAAGGGAAAAAACAGATATTAG
- a CDS encoding AGE family epimerase/isomerase, translating to MDFEQLAKQYKGELLDNVLPFWLDFSQDKEYGGYFTCLERDGRVFDTDKFIWLQGREVWMFAMLYNKVEKRKEWLDCAVQGGEFLKKYGHDGDYNWYFALDRQGRPLVEPYNIFSYTFATMAFGQLSLATGDAGYAEIARKTFDKIQTKLDNPKGKWNKAYPGTRNLKNFALPMILCNLALEIEHLLGEDYLKKCMEVCIHEVMDVFYRPELGIVVENVTVEGELSDTFEGRSVNPGHAIEAMWFIMDLGVRLKRPELVEKAKDIALKMVKYGWDEKYDGIFYFMDRLGHPQQQLEWDQKLWWVHIETMISMLKGYQLTGSEECLEWFKRVHDYVWTHFKDPECPEWFGYLNRRGEVLLSLKGGKWKGCFHVPRGLYQCWQVLEKLK from the coding sequence ATGGATTTTGAACAACTGGCCAAACAATATAAAGGTGAGTTGTTGGACAATGTGTTGCCTTTTTGGCTCGATTTTTCACAGGATAAGGAATACGGAGGGTATTTTACTTGTTTGGAGAGAGACGGACGGGTCTTTGATACCGATAAATTTATCTGGTTGCAAGGCCGTGAGGTGTGGATGTTTGCCATGCTTTATAATAAAGTGGAGAAACGGAAGGAATGGCTTGATTGCGCTGTGCAGGGTGGAGAGTTCCTGAAAAAGTACGGTCATGACGGGGATTACAATTGGTATTTTGCGTTGGATCGTCAGGGGCGTCCGTTGGTCGAGCCTTATAATATCTTTTCTTATACTTTTGCAACGATGGCTTTCGGGCAATTGAGCCTGGCCACCGGCGATGCCGGGTATGCTGAAATTGCCAGGAAGACGTTCGATAAAATCCAGACAAAGCTGGATAATCCCAAAGGGAAATGGAACAAGGCTTATCCGGGAACCCGTAATCTGAAAAATTTTGCATTGCCGATGATTTTGTGTAATCTGGCTCTTGAGATCGAACATTTATTAGGGGAGGATTACCTGAAAAAATGCATGGAGGTTTGTATCCATGAGGTAATGGATGTTTTTTACCGGCCGGAGTTGGGAATTGTGGTGGAAAATGTAACGGTGGAGGGGGAATTATCGGATACTTTTGAAGGCCGGTCGGTCAATCCGGGGCATGCGATCGAAGCGATGTGGTTTATTATGGATTTGGGGGTACGTCTGAAACGTCCGGAACTGGTGGAAAAAGCGAAAGATATTGCTTTGAAAATGGTGAAATACGGTTGGGATGAAAAGTACGACGGGATTTTCTATTTTATGGATCGTTTGGGACATCCTCAGCAGCAGTTGGAATGGGACCAGAAGTTGTGGTGGGTGCATATCGAGACTATGATCAGTATGTTGAAGGGGTATCAACTGACAGGTTCGGAAGAGTGTTTGGAGTGGTTTAAGCGGGTGCATGATTATGTGTGGACACATTTTAAGGATCCGGAATGTCCGGAATGGTTCGGTTATTTGAATCGCCGGGGAGAAGTTCTGTTGTCTTTGAAGGGAGGTAAATGGAAAGGATGTTTTCATGTTCCCCGCGGTTTATACCAGTGTTGGCAGGTTTTGGAAAAACTGAAATAA
- a CDS encoding carbohydrate esterase family 2 domain protein has translation MKVIGLILIGLIALLGELKAERLPVQVGMKAVSADNDTLRQLGRVVKEGDRLGLYWAACGVELTCKTTTLLVEMDSDAPDNYVQVVIDDRYDTPVIIRCTPGRKLYRIAEHLPDTWHKFTLRRRTDPTTMGCFLHTLWVDGQACLRVTPAKSLKVEYYGDSVSSGHGDEADVEGGENPVDRFYWNPMKAFTGYSAQLADADYAIISKSGIGLMVSWYDQVLGDIYDLDNPHDYSRKHDFASWQPDIVVINVMQNDSWLLSKLDPVPGEKTIVERYCGFVRNLLSVYPKAQIICALGPMNIVDKGSPWPGYVEKSVKILRKENPGRHISSCFFPYLPTKDHPTVKEHEVAARILAARLK, from the coding sequence ATGAAGGTTATTGGACTCATTTTGATCGGATTGATAGCATTGCTCGGAGAGTTGAAGGCGGAAAGATTACCCGTGCAGGTGGGGATGAAGGCTGTTTCGGCCGATAACGATACGCTCCGGCAGTTGGGCCGGGTTGTAAAGGAAGGCGATCGTCTGGGGTTGTATTGGGCGGCTTGCGGGGTGGAATTAACCTGTAAAACGACGACTTTGCTAGTAGAGATGGATAGTGACGCTCCGGATAATTACGTACAGGTGGTGATCGACGATCGATACGATACCCCTGTGATCATCCGGTGTACGCCCGGGCGTAAGCTTTACCGGATAGCTGAACATTTGCCGGATACATGGCATAAATTTACCTTGAGACGACGGACCGATCCGACGACAATGGGTTGTTTTCTCCATACCTTGTGGGTGGACGGACAGGCTTGTCTGCGGGTGACACCGGCAAAATCCCTGAAAGTCGAATATTACGGCGATTCGGTGTCCTCAGGGCATGGAGACGAAGCCGATGTGGAAGGAGGGGAGAATCCGGTAGATCGTTTTTACTGGAATCCGATGAAGGCTTTTACCGGTTATTCGGCTCAATTGGCAGATGCCGATTATGCCATAATTTCCAAAAGCGGAATCGGTTTGATGGTGAGTTGGTACGATCAGGTGTTGGGAGATATCTATGATTTGGATAATCCGCATGATTACAGCCGGAAGCATGATTTTGCATCCTGGCAGCCGGATATAGTCGTTATCAATGTGATGCAGAACGATTCCTGGCTTTTGTCGAAACTGGATCCTGTTCCCGGCGAGAAAACCATCGTGGAACGCTATTGCGGTTTTGTCCGGAATCTGCTGTCGGTTTATCCGAAAGCGCAGATTATATGTGCTTTAGGGCCGATGAATATTGTGGATAAAGGATCGCCCTGGCCGGGATATGTAGAGAAGAGTGTGAAAATACTCCGGAAGGAAAATCCGGGAAGGCATATCTCTTCTTGTTTTTTTCCTTATTTGCCGACGAAAGATCATCCGACTGTAAAGGAACATGAGGTGGCAGCCCGGATATTGGCAGCCCGTTTAAAATAA
- a CDS encoding RNA polymerase sigma factor, with the protein MNELDDTYYIRKILDGDMEFFSRLVDRYSHRVYLLILKIVRYKEEAEELTQDVFVKVFQVLHSFKGDCRFSTWLYRIAYNTAISATRKKKREFLYIEENTIDNVLDEKVQETLDDEQNEEQLQKLEKAVSLLPPDERGLISLFYNEAHSIEEIAEITGLSVSNIKVKLHRVRKKLYVILKEEIS; encoded by the coding sequence ATGAACGAATTGGACGATACATACTACATCCGGAAAATACTGGACGGGGACATGGAATTCTTTTCCCGGCTGGTAGATCGGTATAGTCACCGTGTCTATTTACTCATTCTTAAAATCGTCCGTTATAAAGAAGAAGCAGAAGAACTAACACAAGACGTATTCGTAAAAGTATTTCAGGTGTTGCATTCTTTTAAGGGAGATTGCCGGTTTTCCACCTGGCTTTACCGGATAGCTTACAATACGGCTATCTCAGCAACCCGCAAAAAGAAACGTGAATTTTTATACATTGAAGAAAATACCATCGATAATGTCCTGGACGAAAAAGTACAGGAAACTTTAGATGATGAGCAGAACGAAGAGCAATTACAAAAACTGGAAAAAGCAGTAAGCCTGTTACCCCCGGATGAGCGCGGACTGATCAGCCTCTTTTACAACGAAGCTCATTCCATCGAAGAAATTGCTGAAATAACAGGCTTATCGGTCAGCAACATTAAAGTAAAACTGCACCGGGTACGTAAAAAACTATATGTTATCCTGAAGGAGGAAATATCATGA
- a CDS encoding DUF6249 domain-containing protein, which produces MMDFITAPLITFIVFASIYGLFELFVRRRERMAIIEKLGDKFEPSMIEGKLNFGMFGGRRFSFSALKIACLMIGIGLGFLIGFVICSNCIPGYVMGDTNYRAGDVISIIYGACLFVFGGIGLLVAFLTELKYFKKKE; this is translated from the coding sequence ATTATGGACTTTATAACTGCACCTTTGATTACATTTATCGTTTTTGCAAGTATTTACGGATTGTTTGAATTATTTGTAAGAAGGAGAGAGCGCATGGCTATTATTGAGAAATTGGGCGATAAGTTTGAGCCCTCGATGATAGAAGGTAAGTTGAATTTCGGCATGTTTGGCGGGAGACGTTTTTCATTCAGCGCGTTAAAGATAGCCTGTTTGATGATCGGTATCGGATTGGGCTTCTTGATCGGGTTTGTCATCTGTTCGAATTGCATTCCCGGATATGTAATGGGGGATACGAATTACAGGGCCGGAGACGTCATCAGTATTATTTACGGAGCTTGTCTGTTTGTATTTGGCGGAATCGGTTTGTTGGTGGCTTTTCTGACAGAACTGAAGTATTTTAAGAAGAAAGAATAA
- the dinB gene encoding DNA polymerase IV, with translation MEYRKIIHIDMDAFYASIEQRDNPELRGKPVAVGNPSKRGIVATASYEARKFGIHSAMSSQKAMQLCPQLIFIPSRMEVYKSVSREIREIFHRYTDLIEPLSLDEAFLDVTENKMGMELATDIAKAIKKNIREELGLIASAGVSYNKFLAKIASDYRKPDGLYVIHPDKAPEFIAGLPIEAFWGIGKVTAHKMHSLGIHTGEDLRKCSEEFLHRNFGKNGIVYHDFAHGNDPRDVEAVRVRKSVGCETTFDKDIETPMALIIELYHITTELTGRLQKADFKGRTLTLKIKFADFTIRNHSLTVEYNLTTLPRILPLAKQLLRETDLQGKSVRLMGLSVSTPSSPPPDKKPTQLSFDF, from the coding sequence ATGGAATACCGTAAAATTATACATATCGATATGGATGCTTTCTATGCTTCCATCGAACAACGGGACAATCCGGAACTCCGGGGAAAGCCGGTTGCTGTCGGTAATCCGTCTAAAAGAGGCATTGTCGCCACGGCCAGCTACGAAGCCCGGAAATTCGGCATCCACTCCGCCATGTCATCCCAAAAAGCGATGCAATTGTGTCCCCAACTGATCTTTATTCCTTCCCGCATGGAAGTATACAAATCCGTTTCCCGGGAAATCCGGGAAATATTCCACCGGTACACCGACCTTATCGAACCCTTGTCCCTGGACGAAGCTTTCCTGGACGTCACTGAAAACAAAATGGGGATGGAGTTGGCGACGGATATTGCCAAAGCCATAAAGAAAAACATCCGCGAAGAATTGGGACTCATTGCTTCTGCCGGGGTTTCCTACAACAAATTTCTGGCCAAAATCGCTTCCGACTATCGTAAACCCGACGGTCTTTACGTCATTCACCCCGACAAAGCCCCTGAATTTATTGCCGGACTTCCGATAGAAGCTTTCTGGGGCATCGGCAAAGTAACCGCCCATAAAATGCACAGCCTCGGCATTCATACCGGAGAAGACCTCCGTAAATGCTCCGAAGAATTCCTGCACCGGAATTTCGGGAAAAACGGGATTGTATACCACGACTTTGCCCATGGCAACGATCCCCGGGATGTCGAAGCCGTCCGGGTCCGGAAATCCGTCGGATGCGAAACGACCTTCGACAAGGATATCGAGACTCCGATGGCGCTTATCATCGAACTATACCACATTACAACGGAACTGACGGGACGTCTGCAAAAAGCTGATTTCAAAGGCCGTACCCTTACTTTAAAAATAAAGTTTGCCGACTTCACCATTAGAAATCACAGTCTTACCGTCGAATACAACCTGACGACATTGCCCCGGATTCTTCCCTTAGCCAAGCAACTGCTCCGGGAAACCGACCTTCAGGGAAAAAGTGTAAGGCTGATGGGACTCAGTGTATCGACACCTTCAAGTCCTCCGCCGGACAAAAAACCGACACAGTTGAGCTTTGATTTTTAA
- a CDS encoding MFS transporter encodes MNRHQIQLLLPILFGFFIMGFCDVVGISSSYVKQDFGLTETEANFLPSMVFIWFFAFSVPTGLLMNKIGRKNTVLVSMLFTFLAMLLPLIQYNYTICLTAFALLGIGNTILQVSLNPLLSNVVSEEKLTSSLTAGQFVKAISSFCGPIIAACATAWFGNWQYMFPLFAAITLISTVWLLLTAVPREQAGQNVSSFKDCFGLLGNKTVLWLFLGIVFVVGVDVGMNTVTPKILMERCGMALSEAGYGTSLYFAFRTAGAFIGAIILARYASGKFFLYSIFTALAALIVLLFAQEKWLIWGGVSVIGFACANVFSILFSFALQTVPEKANGVSGLMIMGVAGGAIIPVFMGLATEAVGSQTGATLIIGLCMVYLLFCALAFRKKH; translated from the coding sequence ATGAACCGTCATCAAATACAACTGCTGCTTCCCATATTGTTCGGTTTTTTCATTATGGGATTTTGTGACGTAGTCGGAATCTCTTCCAGCTATGTCAAGCAAGACTTCGGATTAACAGAAACCGAAGCCAACTTCCTGCCTTCTATGGTTTTTATCTGGTTTTTCGCATTCTCCGTACCGACAGGTTTATTGATGAATAAAATCGGCAGAAAAAATACCGTGTTGGTCAGTATGTTATTCACATTCCTGGCCATGCTGCTACCGCTTATTCAATACAATTACACCATCTGCCTGACGGCTTTCGCTTTACTCGGAATCGGAAACACCATCTTACAGGTATCCCTGAATCCGCTTTTATCGAATGTCGTCAGTGAAGAAAAGCTAACCAGCAGCCTGACGGCCGGACAATTCGTAAAGGCCATCTCCTCTTTTTGCGGCCCTATTATAGCGGCCTGCGCTACAGCCTGGTTCGGCAATTGGCAATATATGTTCCCCTTATTCGCTGCCATTACCCTGATTTCTACGGTTTGGCTCCTGTTGACAGCCGTTCCTCGCGAACAAGCCGGACAAAATGTCTCGTCCTTTAAAGACTGTTTCGGATTACTCGGTAACAAGACCGTTCTCTGGCTTTTCCTGGGTATCGTATTCGTTGTCGGAGTCGACGTAGGCATGAATACCGTAACCCCTAAAATCCTCATGGAAAGATGTGGCATGGCACTTAGTGAAGCAGGCTACGGCACCAGTCTCTATTTCGCATTCCGGACAGCCGGAGCTTTTATCGGAGCCATTATACTGGCCCGTTACGCATCCGGAAAATTCTTTCTCTACAGTATCTTTACCGCCCTGGCAGCTTTGATCGTACTATTATTTGCACAAGAAAAATGGCTTATTTGGGGGGGAGTCAGTGTTATCGGTTTTGCTTGCGCCAATGTATTTTCAATCCTGTTCTCTTTCGCACTACAAACCGTACCGGAAAAAGCCAACGGTGTTTCCGGATTAATGATTATGGGAGTTGCCGGAGGCGCCATTATCCCTGTTTTTATGGGACTGGCAACCGAAGCCGTCGGTTCACAAACCGGAGCCACCCTGATCATCGGATTGTGTATGGTCTATTTATTATTTTGTGCCCTTGCATTCCGGAAAAAACATTAA
- a CDS encoding class I mannose-6-phosphate isomerase produces MEKFRKTSQYLLPLEKPDNTPGQYDVYPTFNLGNGKIKAGFHSLADEIAREKTVVIDGYIGVLFDLFKQELNLCLQAKGIQAVWWDIRAALKSEEEINTLAAPFLGGDDPIFGKRADFNLSDYFDAGQLKKIQPDPQAPMNILVGCGASLAGWKGKLIYIDLPKNEIQFRARAGVIHNLGTSQTAAPKVMYKRFYFVDWVLLNRHKKAILPSIDIMVDGQRPQDISWMKGEELRQGLKTLATNGFRVRPWFEPGAWGGQWIKEHIEGLPKDVPNYAWSFELIVPENGILFESDKNMLEVSFDSLMYEAGTAVVGEACYNEYGDEFPIRMDYLDNFDGGNLSIQCHPRREYARRNFGEVLTQEETYYVLDCKDDAVVYLGFQESIQPAEFEAALTESFQKNTPLDVNRYILSHPAHKHGLYLIPPGTLHSSGRNNLVLEISTTPYIFTFKMYDWLALDLDGTPRPLNIKRAMENLYFDRKGEKVKQELISHPALLEKGEDWELWHLPTHRDHSYDVHRYTFHTDVEVKTEGKCHVLNLVEGEKILIETAGGVRQQLHYAETYVISAAAGSYRLINQSGREVQVVKAFMK; encoded by the coding sequence ATGGAAAAATTCAGAAAAACGTCACAATACTTATTACCTTTGGAAAAACCGGACAATACGCCGGGACAATACGATGTGTACCCAACTTTTAACCTGGGTAACGGAAAAATCAAAGCCGGTTTTCACTCTTTAGCCGATGAAATCGCCAGGGAAAAAACGGTCGTTATCGACGGCTATATCGGGGTACTTTTTGATTTGTTCAAACAAGAACTGAACCTTTGCTTACAAGCCAAAGGTATCCAAGCCGTTTGGTGGGACATCCGTGCCGCCCTGAAATCAGAAGAAGAAATCAATACGTTAGCAGCACCCTTCCTCGGCGGCGACGATCCTATTTTCGGGAAAAGAGCCGATTTTAATTTATCGGACTACTTCGACGCCGGGCAACTGAAAAAGATACAACCGGATCCTCAGGCTCCGATGAACATTCTCGTCGGATGCGGAGCTTCGCTGGCAGGCTGGAAAGGCAAGCTTATATATATCGACCTCCCCAAAAACGAAATACAATTCAGAGCCCGTGCCGGTGTTATCCACAACCTCGGGACCTCTCAAACCGCAGCCCCGAAAGTGATGTACAAACGTTTCTATTTTGTAGACTGGGTACTTCTCAACCGGCATAAAAAAGCGATACTTCCCAGTATTGACATCATGGTGGACGGACAACGACCGCAAGATATCAGTTGGATGAAAGGCGAGGAGTTACGTCAGGGGCTTAAAACATTAGCAACAAACGGATTCCGGGTACGTCCCTGGTTTGAACCGGGTGCCTGGGGAGGTCAATGGATCAAAGAACACATCGAAGGACTTCCCAAAGATGTTCCCAACTATGCCTGGTCATTCGAACTGATCGTACCGGAAAACGGTATTTTATTCGAAAGCGACAAAAATATGCTGGAAGTTTCTTTCGACAGCCTGATGTACGAAGCCGGAACAGCCGTTGTCGGCGAAGCCTGTTACAATGAATACGGGGATGAATTTCCCATCCGCATGGATTATCTGGACAATTTCGACGGAGGCAACCTGTCTATCCAATGCCACCCCAGAAGAGAATATGCCCGCCGGAATTTCGGTGAAGTACTTACACAGGAAGAAACGTATTATGTGCTGGACTGCAAAGACGACGCCGTCGTTTACCTGGGCTTCCAGGAAAGTATCCAACCCGCCGAATTCGAAGCGGCTTTAACCGAAAGCTTCCAAAAAAATACGCCCCTGGATGTGAACCGGTACATACTGTCCCACCCTGCCCATAAACACGGCCTGTACCTCATTCCTCCCGGTACGTTACACAGTTCGGGACGCAATAACCTGGTTCTGGAAATCAGCACAACGCCATACATTTTTACATTCAAAATGTACGACTGGCTGGCTCTGGACTTAGACGGGACCCCCAGACCCCTGAATATCAAACGGGCAATGGAAAACCTTTATTTCGACCGGAAAGGGGAAAAGGTAAAACAAGAGCTGATCTCTCACCCGGCCCTTCTGGAAAAAGGGGAAGACTGGGAGCTCTGGCACTTACCTACCCATCGGGACCATTCCTACGATGTACACCGCTACACATTCCATACGGATGTAGAGGTAAAAACCGAAGGAAAATGCCATGTACTGAACCTGGTTGAAGGTGAAAAAATCCTGATCGAAACGGCCGGAGGTGTGCGTCAGCAACTTCATTATGCAGAAACCTATGTCATTTCGGCTGCTGCAGGAAGTTACCGTCTCATCAATCAGTCGGGACGGGAAGTACAGGTTGTCAAAGCGTTTATGAAATAA